In Argiope bruennichi chromosome X1, qqArgBrue1.1, whole genome shotgun sequence, a single window of DNA contains:
- the LOC129959182 gene encoding uncharacterized protein LOC129959182, protein MEALKLKRKTVRSAFTRLFNHLDESAKTEVNIADDLDCLATFQLLGEKNNELLQLNEDILNLLLMSEDINEDDIEKESRSADEYSLNFKRMSLLVDRKTNPAVNADTLSSVGGEKLKFKLPRLELKKFGGEIKDWLPFWGQFVKIDEDNDIDETDKFQYLVQATIPNSRARELVESFPPTSGNYCKAIDCLKSRFGRDDLLVEYYVRELLKLTLAFNLKEKHVELSTVYDRLETQLRSLETLGVTTAKYAAMLFPLVESCLSEEVLRAWRRNDRGLDEKDDTKESRLESLMKFLKNEVENEDRITLAMEGFSLKENNKNIKIKRDLPTAAGLFSGNQKSVLKCAFCDKNNHESKECHVA, encoded by the coding sequence atggaAGCTTTAAAGCTTAAACGAAAAACAGTTAGATCTGCATTTACTAGATTGTTTAATCATTTAGATGAGTCAGCGAAAACGGAAGTAAACATTGCAGATGATTTAGATTGTTTGGCAACCTTCCAGCTGCTTGGcgagaaaaataatgaacttttgcaattaaatgaagatattttgaatcttttgttgATGTCTGAAGACATAAATGAAGACGATATTGAAAAAGAATCTCGTTCAGCAGATGAGTATTCACTCAATTTTAAAAGGATGAGTTTATTAGTGGATCGAAAAACTAATCCCGCTGTTAACGCTGATACATTATCTTCAGTTGGCGGTGAAAAGCTGAAATTCAAGCTGCCTCGTTTGGAACTGAAGAAATTTGGCGGGGAAATTAAAGATTGGCTGCCGTTTTGGGGACAATTCGTAAAAATTGATGAAGACAACGATATCGATGAAACCGACAAATTTCAATACTTAGTCCAAGCAACTATCCCGAATTCCAGAGCGAGGGAATTAGTTGAAAGTTTTCCCCCTACCTCCGGAAATTATTGCAAGGCGATTGATTGTCTGAAATCTAGATTCGGCAGAGATGATTTATTGGTTGAATATTACGTTAGAGAATTGTTAAAATTGACACTCGCATTTAATCTAAAAGAGAAACATGTTGAATTATCAACTGTTTATGATCGACTTGAAACCCAGCTGAGATCATTAGAAACTCTTGGCGTTACTACAGCAAAGTATGCGGCCATGTTGTTTCCCTTGGTTGAGTCTTGTTTAAGTGAAGAAGTTTTAAGAGCCTGGCGGAGAAATGATAGAGGATTGGATGAAAAAGATGACACAAAAGAATCTCGATTggaaagtttgatgaaatttttgaagaacgaAGTTGAAAATGAGGACAGGATAACTCTTGCTATGGAAGGcttctctttgaaagaaaataacaaaaatataaagattaaaagagaCTTGCCGACAGCTGCGGGACTTTTTTCAGGAAaccaaaaatctgttttgaagTGTGCATTTTGTGACAAGAACAATCATGAATCCAAAGAATGTCATGTTGCTTGA
- the LOC129959500 gene encoding torsin-1A-like yields the protein MVSTIEVTIALCFIALPCLSTCLQHFNSACVLATGTGTVIFSVLIGWQIGFPWTEKCGHSWANFNSTSFYAHLQEYLYGQHLVTFVVTQSLKAHISKPQPSKALVMSFHGWTGSGKNYASKMIAGALYSKGSQSEFVHWYIGTRDFPHLSEIEQYRDRLQREIPEYTKRCGQSLFIFDEMDKMAPGIIDAIKPFIDFYDEIDGIDYRRNIFIFLSNAGGSEITRVAFNFWLDGKDREDINMRDIEPLVNQGAFNEIGGLQYSQIVEKNLIDVYVPFLPLERTHVKKCIAHEFKMRGQIADDDLIDKISNQIVYYPPQFELFSVSGCKKISHKVDVYGSDII from the exons ATGGTTTCAACAATTGAAGTAACAATTGCGCTTTGTTTCATTGCTTTGCCTTGTTTATCTACGTGTCTTCAGCATTTTAATTCAGCTTGTGTACTTGCAACTGGCACTggaactgtaatattttcggttTTAATTGGATGGCAAATTGGTTTTCCTTGGACGGAGAAATGCGGTCATTCTTGGGCGAATTTTAATTCTACTA gtttTTATGCCCATCTTCAGGAGTATTTGTATGGACAGCACTTAGTAACATTTGTTGTAACTCAATCTCTAAAAGCTCATATTTCAAAACCTCAACCTAGTAAGGCATTAGTGATGTCTTTCCATGGATGGACAGGTAGTGGAAAAAATTACGCATCTAAGATGATTGCTGGTGCATTGTATAGCAAAGGATCGCAAAGTGAATTCGTGCACTGGTATATTGGGACAAGAGATTTTCCACATTTATCAGAAATAGAGCAATATCGT GACAGGCTTCAGAGAGAAATACCAGAGTACACAAAGAGATGTGGGCAATCATTATTTATCTTTGATGAAATGGATAAAATGGCACCAGGAATTATTGATGCCATTAAACCTTTTATAGACTTCTATGATGAAATCGATGGTATAGATtacagaagaaatatatttatatttttaag TAATGCTGGTGGAAGTGAAATTACGAGAGTTGCCTTTAACTTTTGGCTGGATGGAAAGGACAGAGAAGATATAAACATGAGAGATATCGAACCATTGGTTAATCAAGGAGCTTTCAATGAGATAG GGGGATTGCAATACAGTCAAATAGTGGAAAAGAATCTAATAGATGTGTATGTTCCATTTTTACCATTAGAAAGGACCCATGTAAAGAAATGTATTGCTCATGAATTTAAAATGCGTGGGCAAATTGCAGATGATGatcttattgataaaatttcaaaccaaattgTTTATTATCCACCACAATTcgaattattttctgtttctggTTGCAAGAAAATTTCTCATAAAGTTGATGTTTATGGTTCTGATATTATATGA